One Pseudomonas fluorescens genomic region harbors:
- a CDS encoding low affinity iron permease family protein, which produces MKFALFCQALSNWAGSSKTFLLAIALIGVWGSTGPYFHYNDTWQLIINTSTTIITFLMVFLIQNTQNRDNDILHLKIDELIRATKDAQNATLCLEKMGSGELRKLRDQYRSLGENDQVKIDAAGMEEAFSDKASSKVKPSDSDLGSLQR; this is translated from the coding sequence ATGAAATTTGCACTTTTCTGCCAAGCCCTTTCCAACTGGGCTGGCAGCTCCAAGACCTTCCTTCTGGCTATCGCTTTGATCGGAGTATGGGGAAGCACCGGGCCCTACTTTCACTACAATGATACTTGGCAGCTGATCATCAATACGTCGACGACCATCATTACATTCCTAATGGTATTTCTTATTCAGAACACGCAAAACCGCGACAATGACATCTTGCACCTCAAAATCGACGAATTGATTCGCGCTACAAAAGATGCACAAAACGCGACGCTGTGCCTTGAAAAGATGGGGTCGGGAGAACTTCGCAAACTAAGGGATCAGTACCGTTCTCTCGGTGAAAATGATCAGGTAAAGATCGATGCAGCCGGTATGGAGGAGGCGTTTTCGGACAAAGCATCTTCTAAAGTTAAACCCTCCGATTCTGACTTAGGAAGCCTGCAAAGGTGA
- a CDS encoding phage holin family protein, protein MNRDDPALPETRPLAPTDDASVIGLLRQLSREVPALFTKELALAKAELQTSFNTLKAGIAAVAGGAIVFLAGFIILLMSVVYGLSLFIAPWLAALMVGVVVMIIGFAMLHTGKKQFEPSHFKPDRTLDALNKDQEALRRKVS, encoded by the coding sequence ATGAATAGAGACGATCCGGCTCTTCCGGAAACAAGACCGCTCGCGCCCACCGACGATGCTTCAGTGATCGGCCTCCTACGGCAGCTGTCCCGCGAAGTCCCTGCCTTGTTTACCAAGGAACTGGCGCTGGCCAAAGCCGAGTTGCAGACCAGCTTCAACACACTCAAGGCTGGCATTGCTGCCGTGGCGGGTGGTGCGATTGTATTCCTGGCGGGCTTTATCATTCTGCTGATGTCGGTGGTTTATGGCTTGAGCCTGTTTATAGCGCCGTGGCTGGCGGCCCTGATGGTCGGTGTGGTGGTGATGATCATCGGCTTCGCCATGTTGCACACGGGCAAAAAACAATTTGAGCCATCTCACTTCAAACCTGACCGAACACTTGATGCTTTGAACAAGGATCAGGAAGCGCTGCGGAGGAAAGTCTCATGA
- a CDS encoding STAS domain-containing protein codes for MDRIPILQMGEFLLVTIQVDMHDQLALTLQDDLSERISRTSARGVLIDISALDIVDSFIGRMIGMISGLSRIMDAETVLVGMQPAVAITLVELGMTLPGVSTALNVERGMALLRSGAYTG; via the coding sequence ATGGATCGCATTCCGATTTTACAAATGGGCGAATTCCTTCTCGTCACCATACAAGTAGACATGCATGACCAACTTGCATTGACATTGCAAGATGATCTTTCAGAGCGCATCAGCCGAACATCAGCGCGCGGGGTATTAATCGATATATCGGCCCTCGACATAGTGGACTCTTTCATCGGTCGAATGATTGGGATGATCTCCGGACTTTCACGAATAATGGACGCCGAAACCGTACTTGTAGGAATGCAGCCGGCGGTAGCAATTACTTTGGTGGAACTAGGCATGACACTGCCGGGAGTGAGCACAGCGCTGAACGTCGAGAGAGGCATGGCGCTATTGCGGAGCGGCGCATATACCGGATAA
- a CDS encoding CheR family methyltransferase produces the protein MMNTDNTGADRPQRQDIQPSHLGFPVVGIGASAGGLQAVQHFFEHMPTDSGMAFVVVLHLSPDHQSNAGKLIANRTKIPVTQLTTAVPIERNHVYVISPAQRLSMNDGYLRGLPSEPRNGRHVTIDLFFRDLADAHKEHAFCVVLSGTGSDGAVGLSRIKEQGGVTLAQHPEDAEFDGMPQAAINTHKVDFVLPVVEMPQKILDLWHNAQRIQLPNAADIQPGTPPKLDERAIELAEQALIDILTKLRAATGHDFKHYKRATVLRRIERRMQVATQPDLPAYYRYICEHADETKALLDDMLIGVTNFFRDRESFESLEREVIPQLFARQNDTDSNREIRVWSAGASTGEEAYSLAILLNDYKAETSSDFKIQVFASDIDERAVSTGRTGLYSEAIITDVSPVRLRQYFVKEDANYRVRKDIRERVLFAKHSLLADPPFSQIDMIVCRNLLIYLDRDIQREILHMFHFALRAGGYLFLGTSESPDACPELFTTVDKKNRIFRARGGPNTHRLPAMPRGGYARTISSSLPSVPRPVKKPSTVELYQRAAERFSPPSIIVNSEADVLYISQGAGRYLQHMTGEVSDNLLSLVNGDLRLELRTTIYQAQQAGQSSRARPINHKRDGQHYQVQIEVHPFTDSETELNCLYISFTEQEVHAQDISSNASVQSENQIISNLDRELQRTKLQLQDVIEQSEVSSEELKASNEEMQAINEELRSASEELETSKEELQSINEELLTVNHELKIKVEETDQVNDYLSNLISSTDIATVFVDRELRIKWFTPRATSIFSMLAVDAGRPLMDITHRLEYDGMAEDAMSVFETLKGIEREIASSDGRWYIVRILPYRSNADQIGGIVLTFIDITSRREAEQELRLSEERMRLVTESTHDYAIIVLNEEGFITDWNDGARNTFGFSRDEAEGRHFRFIFSAEDQRASVPEMELETALAKGRSDDERWHARKDGSQFYCSGEVTALASKGFQGFVKIARDLTDHIKLHEEQQQSLKASLSSSQQKDQFFAVMSHELKHPLNLIQLNAQVARRLPVAKKDPTLQKAITTITDAVASQARIIDDLMDVARIRNGKLQLQCQPLDLVVVLNEIQQVVLKAEPGCKIQFKTPEQSLFIHADQTRIEQIIWNLISNAIKFTPTEGTVQIVTTKLEQAVRIEVIDTGPGIEKDQLERIFEMFGQADHRPSGQHRGGLGIGLALVEQLVESHHGKIQANSEGAGKGSRFTVELPLTDAPDQHASHDPDNDQGQLAGIRILLVDDSPEVLEALQLLLELEDAHVLALDHPSKALSVAQAHRFDVIISDIGLPSMNGHELLAALRKLPNYALLPAIALTGYGAAEGMRHQGVGRFDASLGKPVAMEDLTSLICQLVTAAGQRF, from the coding sequence CTGATGAACACTGATAATACGGGCGCAGATCGTCCTCAGCGACAGGATATTCAACCCAGCCATCTGGGCTTTCCGGTAGTAGGTATCGGAGCTTCTGCAGGCGGATTACAAGCCGTTCAGCACTTCTTTGAGCATATGCCTACTGACAGCGGAATGGCCTTCGTGGTGGTGCTGCACCTTTCTCCGGATCACCAAAGTAATGCAGGAAAGCTGATAGCCAACCGAACCAAAATCCCGGTTACCCAGTTGACCACCGCAGTGCCCATCGAACGCAATCATGTTTATGTGATCTCTCCGGCACAGCGTCTTTCGATGAACGACGGCTACCTTCGTGGCTTGCCCTCGGAGCCAAGAAATGGTCGACACGTAACAATCGATCTTTTCTTTCGTGATCTCGCGGACGCTCATAAAGAACACGCATTCTGCGTGGTTTTATCAGGTACTGGATCTGATGGTGCCGTTGGGTTGTCGCGTATTAAGGAGCAAGGCGGTGTCACCCTAGCTCAGCATCCCGAGGATGCCGAATTTGACGGGATGCCGCAGGCGGCGATCAATACTCACAAAGTCGATTTCGTTCTACCGGTTGTCGAAATGCCTCAGAAGATTCTGGATCTATGGCACAACGCCCAGCGTATCCAACTTCCAAATGCTGCGGATATCCAGCCAGGCACTCCGCCTAAGCTAGACGAGCGGGCTATCGAACTGGCAGAGCAAGCCTTGATTGATATCCTTACCAAGCTACGCGCGGCTACTGGTCATGACTTCAAGCATTACAAGCGTGCCACAGTTTTGCGCCGTATTGAACGCCGTATGCAGGTGGCCACTCAGCCTGATCTACCCGCCTACTATCGCTACATCTGTGAACATGCCGATGAGACCAAGGCTCTGCTCGATGACATGCTCATCGGCGTAACCAATTTCTTTCGCGATCGTGAATCTTTTGAATCACTGGAGCGCGAAGTGATTCCCCAGTTGTTCGCTCGTCAAAACGATACGGATAGCAACCGTGAAATCCGAGTCTGGTCGGCGGGTGCCTCCACCGGGGAAGAGGCCTATTCACTCGCTATTCTGCTTAACGATTACAAAGCGGAAACGTCATCTGACTTCAAGATCCAGGTGTTCGCCAGCGACATCGACGAGCGTGCCGTAAGCACCGGGCGCACAGGCCTGTACTCCGAGGCAATCATCACAGATGTCTCACCCGTCCGCCTGCGTCAGTATTTCGTAAAAGAAGATGCCAACTATCGCGTTCGCAAGGATATTCGTGAGCGAGTGCTCTTTGCCAAGCACAGCTTATTGGCTGACCCTCCTTTTTCTCAGATAGACATGATTGTTTGTCGCAATCTGCTTATTTATCTCGATCGCGATATTCAGCGCGAAATTTTGCACATGTTTCATTTTGCGTTGCGAGCCGGTGGATATCTCTTTCTCGGCACCTCTGAATCACCGGATGCTTGCCCAGAACTGTTCACCACCGTTGACAAAAAGAATCGTATTTTTCGTGCTCGCGGCGGCCCCAATACCCACCGACTCCCTGCGATGCCCCGGGGCGGTTATGCGCGTACCATTTCATCGTCTTTGCCTAGTGTTCCACGGCCAGTGAAAAAGCCGTCCACAGTCGAACTCTATCAGCGGGCCGCAGAACGCTTTTCCCCACCTAGCATCATCGTTAACAGCGAAGCCGATGTGCTCTACATAAGTCAGGGTGCTGGTCGATATCTGCAGCATATGACTGGTGAGGTCAGTGACAATCTCTTATCACTGGTGAACGGAGACCTGCGCCTGGAACTGCGCACTACCATCTACCAAGCTCAACAAGCCGGGCAGTCCTCTCGGGCCCGCCCAATCAATCATAAACGTGACGGACAGCATTATCAGGTGCAGATTGAGGTACATCCGTTCACGGATTCTGAAACAGAGTTGAACTGTCTTTACATCTCGTTCACTGAGCAAGAAGTACACGCACAGGACATCAGTTCCAACGCATCCGTACAGTCTGAAAATCAGATAATTTCTAACTTGGATCGGGAGCTGCAACGTACCAAGCTACAACTTCAGGACGTTATTGAGCAATCGGAGGTCTCGAGCGAAGAACTGAAGGCCTCCAACGAGGAGATGCAGGCGATCAATGAAGAGCTCCGCTCCGCTTCCGAAGAGCTGGAGACTAGCAAGGAAGAGCTGCAGTCAATTAACGAGGAGCTCCTCACTGTGAACCATGAGTTGAAGATCAAGGTTGAGGAAACAGACCAGGTCAACGACTACCTCAGCAACTTGATCAGCTCCACCGACATTGCCACTGTTTTCGTAGATCGAGAGCTGCGCATCAAATGGTTTACGCCGCGAGCTACGAGTATCTTCAGCATGCTGGCGGTAGACGCCGGTCGCCCCTTGATGGATATCACTCATCGCCTCGAATACGACGGAATGGCCGAAGACGCCATGTCAGTATTCGAGACCCTAAAGGGCATTGAACGCGAAATTGCGAGTTCCGATGGCCGTTGGTACATCGTGCGGATCTTGCCCTATCGATCAAATGCGGATCAGATAGGCGGGATCGTTTTGACTTTTATCGATATTACCTCACGTCGTGAGGCCGAGCAGGAGCTTCGTTTGAGCGAAGAACGAATGCGTCTGGTCACAGAAAGCACCCATGACTACGCGATCATCGTGCTTAATGAGGAAGGCTTCATCACTGATTGGAACGACGGGGCGAGGAACACCTTTGGCTTCAGCCGTGATGAGGCGGAAGGTCGGCATTTTCGTTTCATCTTTTCCGCCGAGGATCAGCGGGCAAGTGTACCGGAAATGGAACTGGAAACCGCCCTTGCCAAAGGTCGTAGTGACGATGAACGCTGGCACGCACGCAAGGATGGTAGCCAGTTTTATTGCAGCGGCGAGGTCACCGCATTGGCGAGCAAAGGCTTTCAAGGCTTTGTCAAAATCGCACGCGACCTGACTGACCATATCAAGTTGCACGAAGAGCAACAGCAAAGCCTTAAGGCATCGCTGAGCTCTAGCCAGCAAAAAGATCAGTTCTTTGCGGTGATGTCACATGAGCTCAAACACCCGCTGAACCTCATTCAGCTAAACGCCCAAGTGGCACGCCGGCTTCCAGTTGCGAAGAAGGATCCGACTCTGCAAAAGGCGATCACCACCATCACTGACGCGGTAGCCAGCCAAGCGCGCATCATCGATGACCTGATGGACGTCGCCCGGATACGCAATGGCAAGCTGCAGTTGCAATGCCAACCGCTGGATCTGGTGGTGGTACTCAATGAAATTCAGCAAGTCGTGCTGAAAGCAGAGCCCGGATGCAAGATCCAATTCAAAACACCCGAACAAAGCCTGTTCATCCACGCGGATCAGACCAGGATCGAACAGATCATTTGGAACCTGATCAGTAATGCCATCAAGTTCACCCCCACTGAAGGTACAGTGCAAATTGTCACGACGAAGCTGGAGCAAGCGGTACGTATCGAAGTGATCGACACTGGGCCGGGTATTGAGAAGGATCAATTGGAACGTATCTTCGAGATGTTCGGACAGGCCGACCATCGCCCTTCGGGCCAGCACCGAGGAGGCTTGGGAATTGGCTTGGCGTTGGTTGAGCAACTGGTTGAAAGCCACCATGGCAAGATACAGGCGAATTCTGAGGGCGCGGGCAAGGGTTCGCGCTTCACCGTAGAACTACCACTAACAGACGCACCAGATCAGCACGCCAGTCACGACCCCGATAATGACCAAGGTCAGTTAGCTGGAATTCGAATACTCCTCGTTGATGATTCACCGGAGGTCTTGGAAGCGTTACAGCTACTGCTCGAGTTGGAAGATGCGCACGTCCTGGCATTAGATCACCCTTCTAAAGCTCTGTCAGTTGCCCAAGCGCACCGCTTCGACGTAATTATCTCTGATATTGGTTTACCAAGCATGAATGGCCATGAGTTGCTCGCTGCGCTACGTAAACTGCCGAATTACGCACTGCTGCCGGCAATTGCTCTTACAGGCTATGGCGCTGCCGAGGGTATGCGGCATCAAGGCGTAGGCCGTTTTGATGCATCTCTCGGTAAGCCGGTAGCTATGGAGGATTTGACAAGCCTGATCTGTCAGTTGGTTACTGCGGCTGGTCAGCGATTTTAA
- a CDS encoding DUF3618 domain-containing protein, protein MNTELDNESQKEPEQIEREIDAQRASIGNIVDKLESKFTPGQMFDQAWGLMQNSGSTFISNLGTSVRNNPVPAVLTSVGLLWLMISQNRPPMPQPTYRTGLEQDKAGEGAARLAEGLGSAREHMHQTADTLKEGYQSLKGKAAHLSENVGAASENLTHAMHDAGDRLTRNSQVLGQQFIQLLREQPLVVGAAGVALGALLGAALPTTQTEKRYMGRTSAGLVDKVKNQAQESYEAVRDIVTKTTQQKEVES, encoded by the coding sequence ATGAACACTGAACTGGATAACGAATCGCAAAAAGAACCTGAACAGATCGAGCGAGAAATAGACGCGCAACGCGCGAGTATTGGCAACATCGTCGACAAACTGGAAAGCAAATTCACTCCCGGTCAGATGTTTGACCAGGCGTGGGGCCTGATGCAAAACAGTGGCTCAACTTTTATCAGCAATCTCGGCACCAGCGTACGCAACAACCCGGTGCCCGCCGTGCTGACCTCGGTTGGATTGTTATGGCTGATGATCAGCCAGAATCGGCCACCGATGCCGCAACCCACCTATCGTACAGGGCTCGAACAGGATAAAGCGGGGGAGGGTGCAGCCAGGTTAGCTGAGGGCTTAGGCAGCGCACGCGAGCATATGCATCAGACGGCTGACACGCTGAAAGAGGGATACCAGTCGCTCAAGGGTAAAGCCGCCCACTTGAGCGAAAACGTAGGCGCGGCGAGCGAGAACCTCACCCACGCCATGCATGACGCCGGTGATCGGCTTACACGCAACTCGCAGGTGTTGGGGCAGCAATTCATTCAGTTGCTGAGGGAACAGCCTTTGGTAGTTGGTGCTGCAGGCGTCGCCCTTGGAGCCCTGCTTGGTGCAGCATTGCCCACCACTCAGACCGAAAAACGGTATATGGGACGCACCAGCGCAGGCTTGGTCGATAAAGTGAAAAATCAGGCGCAAGAAAGTTACGAAGCGGTACGCGATATCGTGACGAAAACTACCCAGCAAAAGGAGGTGGAATCGTAG
- a CDS encoding alpha/beta fold hydrolase — MFENFHLENISLPDATLRVRHGGHGTPVLLLHGHPRTHVTWHRLAPLLALDHTVVCPDLRGFGLSSKPADTSDHVGSSKRAKADDCIALMRQLGHERFAVVGHDRGSYTAFRLAMDHPEAVTRLGILDAVPIVEALERCDARFAEKWWHWFFFAEPEKPERAILADPDAWYGGRPELMGTEAYLDYRRAIHDPATVHGMIEDYRAGLGIDRLHDENDRRAGRRIACPTLVLWSLRDDLELLYGDVLAVWEPWTTKMWGRGLDCGHHMPEEAPQELANEILAFLSSAID; from the coding sequence ATGTTTGAAAATTTTCATCTTGAAAACATTTCCCTCCCTGATGCAACGTTGCGGGTGAGGCACGGCGGTCACGGCACTCCAGTTTTACTTCTTCATGGTCACCCGCGGACTCACGTTACATGGCACCGTCTGGCTCCTCTCCTAGCCTTGGATCATACAGTGGTATGCCCCGACCTCAGGGGTTTTGGTCTGTCTTCTAAACCTGCAGACACTTCTGACCATGTTGGATCATCAAAGCGCGCGAAAGCTGACGACTGCATCGCCCTTATGCGTCAGCTTGGTCATGAACGATTTGCAGTGGTGGGCCACGACCGAGGAAGTTACACCGCGTTCCGCCTTGCAATGGATCACCCTGAGGCGGTAACTAGGCTTGGCATTTTGGACGCAGTCCCTATAGTCGAGGCCCTTGAACGATGTGACGCGCGATTTGCAGAAAAATGGTGGCACTGGTTTTTTTTCGCGGAACCTGAAAAACCAGAGCGCGCGATATTGGCTGATCCAGACGCATGGTATGGAGGCCGCCCTGAATTAATGGGCACCGAGGCCTATCTAGACTATCGGAGAGCTATACACGATCCTGCGACCGTCCATGGAATGATTGAAGACTATCGGGCTGGCTTGGGAATCGACCGGCTGCATGATGAAAATGACCGTCGAGCCGGGCGGCGAATTGCTTGTCCAACCCTTGTACTTTGGTCACTGCGTGATGACCTTGAGCTGCTTTATGGTGATGTTTTGGCCGTTTGGGAGCCATGGACTACAAAAATGTGGGGGCGCGGCTTGGATTGTGGCCACCATATGCCTGAGGAGGCTCCGCAAGAACTCGCGAATGAGATTCTTGCTTTTTTGAGCAGCGCCATTGACTAA
- a CDS encoding chemotaxis protein CheB, protein MSDKLSVNARNVVVIGTSAGGVQALTAFFQSLPDDLPAAFLVVLHIPAHEPSSLHQILSRTTNMQVTAAQDGELIKNGSVYVAIADRHLMVTEQGIRLTRGPKESRVRPAVDVLFRSAAVNYGARVIGVILSGALDDGTAGLWAIKDGGGLAFVQDPSEAMLGSMPESAIRHVEVDLVGTVAAIAEEITRVIGRCVEQPSRSIYKSRHQIENTIAVSGNGLGAGVMELGSISKYTCPDCHGVLIEIREGSILRFRCHTGHAFSVKSLICEVNAAIDTGLWDTLRAVEERILLLRQMAEQAKLLGAFADAELCFAQAAAAEKRLKPLRRLVLDPVFFGHDAAE, encoded by the coding sequence GTGTCCGATAAGCTGAGTGTGAATGCAAGAAATGTTGTTGTCATTGGCACTTCCGCGGGTGGTGTTCAAGCCCTGACGGCTTTCTTCCAAAGCCTACCCGACGATTTGCCCGCTGCGTTTCTCGTAGTGCTGCACATCCCTGCCCATGAACCTAGTTCGCTTCATCAGATTCTTTCGAGAACGACTAACATGCAGGTCACCGCCGCTCAAGATGGTGAGTTAATAAAAAATGGCAGTGTTTATGTGGCGATTGCAGACCGCCACCTTATGGTCACGGAGCAGGGGATACGGCTTACGCGGGGGCCAAAGGAGAGCCGGGTCAGACCAGCCGTCGATGTTCTTTTTAGGTCTGCCGCCGTGAATTATGGTGCGCGGGTCATCGGAGTCATCCTTTCAGGCGCATTAGATGACGGTACGGCCGGTCTCTGGGCAATCAAAGATGGTGGGGGGTTAGCGTTCGTCCAAGATCCTTCCGAGGCGATGCTAGGGTCAATGCCAGAGAGCGCGATTCGACATGTCGAAGTCGATTTGGTAGGGACTGTGGCGGCAATTGCTGAGGAAATCACGCGAGTGATCGGGCGCTGTGTCGAACAACCGTCTCGAAGTATATATAAATCGCGGCATCAGATTGAAAATACTATTGCTGTGAGCGGTAATGGTTTGGGAGCTGGTGTGATGGAGCTCGGAAGCATTTCGAAGTACACGTGTCCAGATTGTCACGGTGTACTCATCGAAATAAGAGAAGGCAGCATTCTTAGATTCCGTTGCCATACCGGCCATGCTTTTTCTGTAAAATCGCTTATTTGCGAAGTTAATGCCGCAATCGATACCGGTTTGTGGGATACACTACGAGCTGTTGAGGAACGGATACTTTTGCTTCGTCAAATGGCTGAACAGGCGAAGCTCCTAGGTGCGTTTGCTGATGCGGAGTTATGTTTTGCTCAGGCGGCAGCCGCTGAAAAACGATTGAAACCCTTGCGCCGGCTCGTGCTCGATCCGGTGTTCTTCGGCCATGATGCGGCAGAATGA
- a CDS encoding STAS domain-containing protein encodes MAALQQRTIDLLRKSQAGLIAQWKADLDMSGSTRSLNAKDVEAQTAEFLALFLAALHQSGTKSIATADWNEIRHFLEKLSQTRALAGQDSQQTANFIFSLKAPLFALLQSEYVEQPRALTEQLWEISQLLDTLGMHTIGTFQKSRESVIKRQQDELLELSTPVVKLWDGVLALPMIGTLDSQRTQIVMESLLQRIVDAGAEIAIIDITGVPTVDTLVAQHLLKTVTAIRLMGADCIISGVRPQIAQTIVHLGLDLQGVVTKANLADALALALSRLGCTVSKASV; translated from the coding sequence ATGGCTGCACTGCAACAGCGAACCATCGATCTACTCAGGAAATCGCAAGCTGGATTGATCGCACAGTGGAAGGCAGATCTCGATATGAGTGGTTCCACAAGAAGTTTGAACGCGAAAGATGTGGAGGCACAGACTGCGGAGTTTCTCGCCCTGTTCCTCGCTGCCTTACATCAGAGCGGAACGAAAAGCATCGCCACTGCAGACTGGAACGAAATACGCCATTTTTTGGAAAAGCTTTCTCAGACTCGGGCGCTCGCCGGCCAAGACTCTCAGCAAACCGCAAATTTCATTTTTTCTTTAAAAGCGCCCCTATTTGCTTTATTACAAAGCGAGTACGTAGAGCAGCCGCGCGCTCTGACTGAGCAACTTTGGGAAATATCGCAATTGCTTGATACGCTCGGCATGCACACGATAGGTACGTTTCAAAAATCCCGCGAATCCGTCATTAAACGACAACAAGATGAGTTGTTGGAATTATCAACCCCCGTGGTAAAGTTATGGGATGGAGTCTTAGCGCTACCGATGATCGGTACCCTCGATTCCCAACGCACGCAAATCGTGATGGAATCCTTGCTGCAACGGATCGTAGACGCGGGTGCCGAAATTGCTATTATCGATATTACCGGCGTGCCAACAGTCGACACTTTGGTCGCTCAGCACTTGTTGAAAACCGTTACCGCGATCCGCCTAATGGGCGCAGATTGCATCATCAGCGGTGTACGACCACAAATTGCTCAAACAATCGTGCATTTAGGGCTAGACCTTCAAGGCGTTGTCACCAAAGCTAACTTAGCAGATGCCCTAGCTCTGGCTCTGAGTCGACTCGGCTGCACAGTTAGCAAAGCGTCGGTATAA
- a CDS encoding DUF421 domain-containing protein, whose amino-acid sequence MSPFDIQRMMMDEFPLEFLLEVGFRATLAFLAVFLFLKSSGRRGIRQLSLFELVVILTLGSAAGDVSFYHDVPLLPVAVVFLTLLLLYRITVLIMTKSKKFEAWIDGLPVTVIKDGLYEHKSLEKLNISSTELLMELRQQGVEHLGQVRLGLIETDGDISLYFYDEEDLRPGLSVLPLEHRAEFTVVPASTHYCCVNCGLAQYMRQDQGATCIRCEGEIWSTALCTHRCR is encoded by the coding sequence ATGTCGCCCTTCGACATTCAGCGAATGATGATGGACGAATTTCCTTTAGAGTTTTTATTGGAAGTTGGTTTCCGAGCCACTTTAGCGTTCCTTGCGGTTTTTCTTTTTTTGAAATCCAGCGGTCGACGCGGAATTAGACAGCTATCACTTTTTGAATTGGTCGTCATCTTGACGTTGGGCTCCGCCGCGGGAGACGTATCTTTTTACCACGACGTGCCTCTTTTACCAGTCGCCGTAGTGTTTCTGACTTTACTATTGCTTTATCGAATCACAGTTCTAATCATGACCAAAAGCAAAAAATTTGAAGCCTGGATCGATGGTCTACCCGTAACCGTTATCAAGGATGGCCTTTATGAGCATAAATCTTTAGAAAAACTCAACATTTCTTCAACCGAACTACTTATGGAACTGCGACAGCAGGGCGTTGAACATTTAGGCCAAGTTCGATTGGGGCTTATAGAAACTGACGGCGATATCAGTCTGTACTTTTACGACGAGGAAGACCTTCGCCCCGGCTTATCTGTTTTACCACTGGAGCATCGTGCCGAATTTACAGTAGTACCCGCTTCAACGCACTATTGCTGCGTAAATTGCGGGCTCGCACAATATATGCGACAAGACCAAGGCGCAACTTGTATACGTTGCGAAGGTGAAATCTGGTCGACGGCCCTATGTACCCACCGCTGTCGATAA
- a CDS encoding response regulator, whose translation MNVNWEGILPILGEVIVIEDDPTLQSLMTDIMAEIGAKTVTFTTADEALRYLLQAHEKCALVIADHGVPGQVQGIEFIAMVKGRWPHIAAILTSGYLIETSAVPAQTIYLHKPWSLDAMLVAVAELLQPGNPISKR comes from the coding sequence TTGAACGTCAATTGGGAAGGGATTTTGCCGATTCTCGGAGAGGTCATCGTCATCGAGGACGATCCAACCTTGCAATCACTCATGACCGATATCATGGCTGAGATTGGCGCAAAGACTGTCACTTTCACCACTGCAGATGAGGCGTTGAGATACCTGCTCCAAGCCCATGAAAAATGCGCTTTAGTGATTGCCGATCATGGAGTACCTGGACAAGTCCAAGGTATCGAATTCATAGCGATGGTTAAAGGTAGGTGGCCACATATCGCTGCGATACTGACCTCAGGTTATCTGATCGAAACCTCTGCAGTACCAGCCCAAACCATTTACCTACACAAGCCATGGTCTTTGGATGCAATGCTTGTTGCAGTGGCGGAGCTTCTTCAGCCTGGAAATCCTATTAGCAAGCGCTAA
- a CDS encoding DUF6555 family protein, whose translation MDNNLFVINYKLHGVPKSFIIRSKTMQNADAWHWASCDAGVAPIPRPGRPPLKKVSKPEAEKYGITDVTWRAS comes from the coding sequence ATGGACAACAATCTTTTCGTTATAAACTACAAGCTCCACGGCGTGCCTAAATCCTTCATCATCCGCAGCAAAACAATGCAAAACGCTGATGCATGGCATTGGGCTAGTTGCGATGCCGGCGTTGCCCCTATCCCCCGGCCAGGTCGTCCGCCGCTGAAGAAGGTCTCCAAACCTGAGGCTGAAAAATACGGCATTACTGACGTCACTTGGCGAGCCAGTTGA
- a CDS encoding low affinity iron permease family protein, with product MIINASTTIITVLMVFLLQNTQNQDKDIVDLKIGKLIRAMK from the coding sequence TTGATTATCAACGCCTCTACCACAATCATCACCGTTCTAATGGTTTTCTTGCTTCAAAATACGCAGAATCAAGACAAGGACATTGTGGATCTGAAAATAGGAAAGCTGATTCGAGCCATGAAATAA